tataaaaaGAGGCTTCTCCTTTCATTCTAGGCGCACAGATACAGAGCATCACAcacttagttttttttcttttctttttctcttcagtCTGTGTAGTAATTTTTGGTGATAGAGGGAAGGTTTATTGTGTAGTAATTTCTGGTGATAGAAGGAATGTTTGTTTCGAGTTCGCCTAAGCAGATGCAATGATGCATTCCTCCTGCTTGATAGCTattgtatcctgggaagtggttgctcacgaatTCTCTTGGAGTAGCTCCATTGCGTCTGCTTAGGCGAGCTTTTTTTTAATTACGTTATTTGGaaagctttttttttcttcttcttttcaacAATACTGCCAATTAGAGTGTGATGATTCCATGAAATTTCCAAGAGAAAAGTCTCAACGgaaaatgagatttttttttaattacgtTAGTGAAAGCTTTCTTTAAAttcatatttttatattatttaaggGGTTTGAATTCCTGACTTTGAACTTTGAATTAACCCAAGCCTATTTCTTATGGAATTTACAGAGCTAAGGCCACCAATAAAACATTGAGAAAAAAAGTATATGGTTAAATGCATCAAATATTAATATTAGACGATTAAATTTCACTATACACTTAGCTGTAAACAAACTTCCGTATAAATTCTTTATTGTTTCAGTACTATTATACATACTtatcaattaaagaaattaaaataaagaacTACATTAACATCAAATTACTCTAACACATTAGCCTAATAAAGAACAAATAAAATAGTGCAGTAAAAGAACAAGAGAGGAGTTTAATTGATTCAGTCCCACTATATCAATCAAATTCAATACACCCTCAATGATTTCAGCAATCTCAAATAGAAAACCTCACTATTATGTATTTATATCAGAGAAGTTTGTCACTATTTGTTGCTCGAATACTTTGTGTTCAAGAACAGAACCCAAAGTATCCGAGCaacaaatcaaaattaaagtaaAGAAAATACAGTAAAGAAATGGACGCCAAGGTTTATACTGGTTCGGCCAATTTGACCTACATCCAGTTTGAGCATTATCATGAGCAATCCACTATAGAGAATCAGCAATACAATCTTTGTTACAGTTGAAGATTTTCAATGGTTTCTTGGTACCAAACTCTCACCAAACTCACTCTTTCTGTACCCTTGGAACCAAACCCGAGAACCCCTTGTACAACCACACTCAAAGCTCTCAAAACTCTCAAAGTGATCTTCTTTCTACAAAGATGTGAAATACAATGTGTTCTGGAGGACTGGTAATAAGGAAAGCTCATGATGATGAACTGAGTTAGCGTGCATAGGCAAAGTCAGCGGTAAAAACACTGCTTGCTGGATGTGTTCTGGAGGAGTAGTAATAAGGAAAGCTCATGATGATTTAGCTCAAGCTTGTATCAATGTTCAACAAGTTTAAGCAATGCTCCCACTGCTTCCTTAAAAGCTTCTACAGTTGCCATGAATTCAGGTTCAGACATGGACAAGGCAATAACTCGGTGCTGACGAGGCTTCCAACTCACTGTGCTCCCACTATTGTAACAACATAGAAAATGAGGGACTTTGTTGAATCTTGATTTGAAGCAAAATCAGAATCTACAAACCCTTCGAGCCATATCTTTCCAGCATTTTTCTTGTACACCTTACCATGTGTGCTTGTACCTTTGAGATACCTCATTGACCATTTCAAACCAAGCCAATGCTCGAGCCCAGGATTAGACATCAAGAAAACTGAGGGCATAGGCATTTTACATACATCAAACAACCAAGTGCGGTGCATATGGGACTTTATCCTTGTCTTTTACAGTTTTACTTCTGCTTCAGTTTCAGGACATTGATCAGCTGTGAACTTAAAATGACCAGCTAAGGGAACTGTAACACTCTTAACATCATGCATCTTGGATATTCTTAGAACCTTTTCTGTGTAATTTGCTTGCCTTCCTGCAGATTTCGCTCTGTTAATCTCGGTCACAAGTCATAACAACAATTTTCTGTAACATAATAATGATACATAATGGCAACAAATTAAAGAGAGAAATACTAACCAAATTAAGCAAggctaaatatataaatatatcctaCAAAGTTAAGAGTCTGCATTGTCTCATTGGCTGAAATCATTGAGACTCGATGAAATTCATAACTCGATCCCCACCAGTATAATAAACAATGCTGTGTTCCTGCAAATCTATTCATCAGCATGCTTGGAAAAAGAAACTCAGAAAACCAGTAAAAATAATTAACTTTTCTAAAATAAAAGAGGCTattgattatttgattaataacaACTTGGACTCTTAAATTGATGTAGCAAATGAACACCTGTATCACAGTGAGTTGAAATAGTATTgaggaaaaataaaacaaatctgTACAAAAGAATAATGACTTCTACTAATACTGACTTTGAATTGATCTTGAAATCAACATACATTCACTGAAATAAATTGAAATGCAAAAAGAAAGTAGGTTTTACCTGCTGTCTAAGAGAGACATGACTTTATTCAGTTAGTTTTTTTTAGCTATGTGTTGAATTGAATAATATGCCAATCTTTCCCTGTGTTCTTCCTTGCACTTGGGAATTAACAGTACATTCTTTTATGCACAAAGTAGTAAGATTTCGAGTTGAAACCAAGCTGCAGTCTTGATGTTTTTTCCAACTGTCAACAAAACTTCCAACTAATTTTAAAGTCAAGAGTCAATACTCAAACTTGTAATTGAGGCATTGTAGAAAACATCATTACCAAGTTCTGTCTTGATGACATGATCAATGGTTGAAGGTAGAAACTTGGCCAATAATTGTGCCAACTAGCTGAAATTAGAGTGATAAAAAGGATATCATATTAGACCAAAAGAACAAAAGACATGAAATATCAAACAAGTTGTTCTTGAAGAATTTTATGACCTACATAGTTTGAAGTCACCCAGGAGCATGAGAGCTTGTGAGATGCTGATATAATTAAATGATGAACTCTGTAAACACTGTCATTCAACCTTGGATTGCTGCACATTAATAAATTTTTACAAGTTAAACAAGATCAAAATCCCATGTTTTTTTTTCAGGTTAACAGTTTGGACTTGACTTTACCATGTTTGTTGCGCCTTGTTGAATAATCCCAATTggtaaagagaagaagaaaggaaactCCACAAGCCCAATGGGAGTTGGTGCTGTTTGCCAAAAGCAAAATTGAAAGACCAAAGAGCGAAAGACATCACAAGACTGAAGAGCAAAGCTGAGAAGGATTCCAATGAAGGCAACACCAGTCCCTATGCGATGTGGTTCTCTGCTCTAAGAACATATAGATAGAAAAATAGATGATCAATGCAAATGTATTTAGTAGCAGCAAAACTTTGAGTAGATATGAGTCATTCAAAGAAAAGTATACATATTACACCCCTAATATATGGTTTTATCTGATGCATGGCTACATCTATGAGGATTGGTTTATATGTACAAATTTAGAAAGATTACAAAAACACTCTCTTTCTCATTGGCCAAATACTCTACAAACCAAAAAGAAATATTTGTCATATTGCCTTGTAAGGAAAGTAAAACTAaggatcataatcataatcataatattGTCATGTCATtcataataatatatatgaaactatcttaataaatatgtaatttctttGGTCAAGAGAAAGACtttatgaaaattaaaaaaagaaattgATAAGATAATATTAGGGGAGATCAGTAAACGGAAAACAACTTCGTCTATAATGTATTTTCGTAACAATAATATTATGTTAAGAACCATATATAACATTCTCATCTCATGCATAATGTGAAATTATCATTTAAAGAGGTTCCATCTCTGCATCAACAGACATAATATTGTCATTAGAAAACTTTAGAATATTATCACATCTCTAAAAGAAAACTTTGGAAACACTTACACATTTAAACTATGGGTTTTCTAATACAAGTAAATGAAATGATCATAAAGATTACAACACTATCACATTCTCACCCACAAAACATTATGAAATTAAGAAAGATGATTCCAAGCAATAATGTTCACAACAATACAACAGCCAATCTCAGTCACAAGTCATAACTCTGTTATAGTAGCAGCAAAGGGAGAAATACCAACCAAATTAAAGAAGCCCAATCAATCATCATAATCACCAATCCACGCATgataaaaagaaattcccctgcAAATCTATTTATTAGTACTCTTGAAAATAGAAACTCAGAAAATCAGCGAAAaagaataattttaaaaaataaaagaaagttttatatttatttgtacaATTGCAAGTACATAAGTTTCAAATACTctgtattaaataataataataatgagatGTGGATGGCTTGAGAACAAATCAGCTAAACACCAAATTCTTAGTCTCATTAGCTACTTATATATAcagaatatttattatttaattaatattatatatagaatATTTTTACTAATGCAATCTTTGAATTAATCtataaatcaaaatatatttacaaaaataatgaCAAGGAAAGTTACCTGCCGCCTAAGTCTCTCTTATTAAATTCTGTTTCTTCAGTTAGTATGTTAGGAATGTGTTGAACTTTGGGCCAATCTTCCCCTGTTCCTTCCTTGCACCTGGGAATTAGCAGACTGCATCCTTCTATGGACAAATCAGTAACACTCTGGGGCAGTCCTGCTGCTGGTAAGCACTCTAGTTTTTCCAAATAAAGAAGATCTAAACGATGAAGGGAGGTGACGTGTTGGACGCCTTTGCTGTTCAGAGCTTTGAGGTTATTACATTCAAAGATCTTAAGACTTCTTAAAGATGGTGGGAGCAGCCATTCCTCTGGAAATGAATCCACCACTCCTCCACATCCAAAGAGTTCTAAGGAATTGAATGATGGGAGTCTTTGTAAATTCCATTTCATGCGGTTTTCCATGAGCTTATCACATGATGCGATGCATAGACGTTGTAAAGTAAAGGGCAATCCCATTTCTGAAAAGGTTTCCAACCTTGAGCAATGCATTGTGTTCAACGTTTTGAGGGAAGGATATGCAGAGTCAATGTGAGTACTTGTTGGAAATATAGTTACCAATTCATCGCAAGATGAAATATTGATATACTCTAAAGATGGAAAATTACACATAGGTAGCGCCACACTCAGCTTCCTACATCTTTCTAAATCAAATTGCTTTAGACATTGAAAAATCTCACATCTTTGGTCACTTGTATTAATAAATGACCAATCCAACATATCTGTATGATCAAGCCATAATCTTGCTAAGAATGGAAAGGGCATATTCAAAGAAATATTACGAAATTCATCATGCATATCAAGACAGGAAACACGAAAATCTATCAGTGAACTTAGCGGCGAAATGATAACAACGACAAGCAAAGATTGCTGCAGTGTAGATCAACTTTTCTCAAGTTACAATATGATGGATGTGTTACCCAATCTGGCAAGCTTGTACCGTTATAACCTCCGATTTCGAGTTTCTTTAAATTTACATGTGGTTGGAGTGCATCAAGAACTTCTCTTTCCTTTGTTGAGCTATTTGCCACACCGTTCCATGAAAGAATGAGTTCATTGAGATACTTTTTGTTCTTCAAATTTCCTTCCAAAACATCACTCACTTCTCTAACATGCGCAAGCCCTGAAATCTCCAAGCTTCCACGCAGATTGTCCAACTTGCCCAACTCTTTGATCCTGGACCCATCATTTTTACACAAAACAAAATTACTTAACGTCTGAAGATTTATCATATTACAAATCTTCGGTGGCATCTCTTTTAGAGGAGTCAATCTTGTCATAAGATGACGCAGGCTGACTAACTTGGAAATGTTGGTAGGCAATTGTCTGAGATTTATACAACCTGACAATAAGAGTGTTTCCAAATTGTACAACCCACAAACTGAATGAGGTAATTCCTTAACTTTCGTGCGAGACACATCCAAATACCTGAGATGTTTTAAATTGCCAATTGAATCAGGCAAGTCTGTGATACATGAGTCTGACAAAGAAAGTGATCTTAGGCATCCTCCATCCTTCACTACAATTTCAAGCTTTAATTGTGTCTTTTGCCATGAATATGTATATCGCAATGGTAAAGCTAACAAGGTGCGCAAATACTTCACTCTAGAAAAGTTGTCAAATTCTACTGTATCTTTTAAGTCTTTCATGTATGATAGATGGCGTGTCTTGCTACCATTTAGCTTGTGGAAGTCATTACAACTATCATAAATAGAGCAACACTGACCTGATACATACATAGCTAGATCATGCATAAGATCGTGCATAGAGAGAGAATAGTGTCTGGATCTTTGGAAAAATGATCTTGATATTAAAGCACTCATGTACTCTTCTCCAACATCTTCAATCCTTTTTCCTTTTTGAGGTTGTAAAAGACCTTCTGCCATCCATATTAAGATTATTTGTTCTCTGTCATCTTTCCGAAATTCATAATCCTTGGGAAATATCGAGAGAAAAGAAAAACATGGCTTCAAATGAGGAGGCAGAAATCGATAGCTCAACCACAAAGCTGGAACACTTCCTATGTCGCGGCAATTGGACAACTCCCAAATATCACTTTGCAGTACATGTCTCCATTCTTCACTAGTGGACATAGATCGTAAAAGTCCAGCCATCGATTTTACAGCCAAAGGAAGACCCTTGCACTTTTTTACAAATTGCTTTCCGATTTCTTCCAAGTCTTGATGTACCTCATTGGAGCCTATAGTACCAAAGACATGTTCTGCAAACAACTTCCAACAATTTTCGTAAGATATTTCTTTAAGCTCGTAAGGCTGAACATGCATCGTCCTCATCATCAAAGCAATATCTTCGTTACGCGTGGTCACAATGATCTTACTTCCTTGATCGCCAGATTGAAAAGAGCTTTTCAAAGAGTCCCACAGCAAATAATTTTCATTCCATACATCATCGAGAACAAAAAGAAACTTCTTCCCTATCAAAgcatttttcaatttattttgaaGTTGATATAGCTCCTTTGCTTCGCAACTTGTTTCAGTGATTGCTTCAAAAATAAGTTTAGTTATTTTCAAAACATCAAAATCTTCGGAGATAGTTACCCACACTTTCAAGTCAAAGTGTTGTTGGACAGTGGTATCGTCATATACACTTTGAGTAAGTGTAGTTTTGCCAATGCCACCCATCCCTATTATAGGAATTAGGACAATCCTATGGTCACCAACATCATCACACAATACTAGCTTAACAATAGCCTCTTTATCATTCTCTCTTCCATAAACCTTAGAATCATCTAACAAAGGTGCAGGTGGTCTATGTAATGTTGTTTTCAGCTCAACTTTTTTCAAACCAAGGTATTCTGTCTGTTCTAAAAGATCCTTTAGAGTATCAAGGATCTCTTCGATTTCAGATTTCAAAGCACTTATTTCAAATGGGTTCTTAAAGACAGAGTGGGAGGGCTTACTTGCTGTGCTTTCGAGTTCATCAT
The Humulus lupulus chromosome 6, drHumLupu1.1, whole genome shotgun sequence DNA segment above includes these coding regions:
- the LOC133783355 gene encoding putative disease resistance RPP13-like protein 1, with translation MAGLMVAGALLSGSINVLFDRIASQEVLDFFRGDKLNPKLLNRLKNMLRSAKVLLNDAEEKQLGDNDVKGWLDDLKQVLYDADHVMDKLSTEALRLKMEKDDELESTASKPSHSVFKNPFEISALKSEIEEILDTLKDLLEQTEYLGLKKVELKTTLHRPPAPLLDDSKVYGRENDKEAIVKLVLCDDVGDHRIVLIPIIGMGGIGKTTLTQSVYDDTTVQQHFDLKVWVTISEDFDVLKITKLIFEAITETSCEAKELYQLQNKLKNALIGKKFLFVLDDVWNENYLLWDSLKSSFQSGDQGSKIIVTTRNEDIALMMRTMHVQPYELKEISYENCWKLFAEHVFGTIGSNEVHQDLEEIGKQFVKKCKGLPLAVKSMAGLLRSMSTSEEWRHVLQSDIWELSNCRDIGSVPALWLSYRFLPPHLKPCFSFLSIFPKDYEFRKDDREQIILIWMAEGLLQPQKGKRIEDVGEEYMSALISRSFFQRSRHYSLSMHDLMHDLAMYVSGQCCSIYDSCNDFHKLNGSKTRHLSYMKDLKDTVEFDNFSRVKYLRTLLALPLRYTYSWQKTQLKLEIVVKDGGCLRSLSLSDSCITDLPDSIGNLKHLRYLDVSRTKVKELPHSVCGLYNLETLLLSGCINLRQLPTNISKLVSLRHLMTRLTPLKEMPPKICNMINLQTLSNFVLCKNDGSRIKELGKLDNLRGSLEISGLAHVREVSDVLEGNLKNKKYLNELILSWNGVANSSTKEREVLDALQPHVNLKKLEIGGYNGTSLPDWVTHPSYCNLRKVDLHCSNLCLSLLSFRR